From Salmo salar chromosome ssa09, Ssal_v3.1, whole genome shotgun sequence:
gtgtaaatggtgaactcatacagctgtcaactcttgtcattttaatccgtttcacatttgctagctaccttttagatcgaagcccaaatagaatgatagaagcccatctcctactgtaaataacctacacactgtgtgtgtgtgtagccagccagccaggtagaaaaatggcagaaaaataaaagacggacatcagagtatttttcaatacaccaaaatgcATAGTAAGaatcctagtagcctaatatctcaaagactagttgataaaatgttcataagaaagaaatgaaattctaatggaaatgtttcacaatgatgtcattaggcagagcaggcaacagatggcacacagacagcagagttggggacagatatgcagggacagactggcagagtctctcaacttaaactggtgactgaactaaaatatgttaaaggcaatggtattgctgttgtgattagttttgtagttttgggtaccggtagttaggagtacggcaaacaccttatttctttggttccgcaatatacatttaacatattacaatgtaggctatgtgttacagcactacttttggtgtccctctcaggaattgctcttgagaaaatgtcatgtaattgtcccctccaaagttgatatcagattttcgcccctgacacGCTAAACACTTGTCGTGTTCcaaactgtaaaactatacttcATCATGTGACTTATATGAATCTCTTTTCCATGTCTTTTTTTAGCATTAGCTTAAGCCTGTGCTTCAATTAACCCTCTAACTTCTCTttcctcttgctctttctctacCGCTGAGctctcctcactctctttctcgtCTTTTACTTTGTTCTCTCttccctcatccccctcctcttgtTGACCATCTATCTCCCCAGtttcctcactctcctcctctttcttctctgtAGTGGTTTCTACCTCTTCGTCTTTCATCTTTTCaatcttcttctcctcttcttccttgtccttcctctccttctctatttTGGAGAGGTGATGACAGAGTGCCTGGACATAGGTGAACACACACATAGGGTCCGGGCTGTTCCCCATCAGGATCATATCACCAACCTCCAACAGGGGGCAGCAGTCAGCCATGgtcctttgagagagagagagagagagagagagagagagagagagagagagagagagagagagagagagaagagagaaaaagagatatggagggagagaaaggatgaTTAATaatttacaacacacacactcagacacaaatacatacatacacacacacacacagctttgtaCTCTGCTGTGTTGAAGGCCAGCGTgaaattcttctctctctcagatgAGCTCAGGGCTGAGAAGTCGAAAGCGTCCGGGAAGAAGCGATGGATGAGTGCACAGAACGCCAGCCCATCACACCATGATGATGAGAAGTTCTCTATGGAAACACCCTGGGAAAGAGAGGGCATGGTGTCAGGTAGGGTTATGGTGCTCCAATGTCAGTACCTCTGGTGCACATGATCATCAACATCCCCTCACCTCGTATTTGCGTGTTTTGTTTTGACACCATGAAAGCACTTTCTGTTTGATTGACGCCCCGTTTGCCACAGCCATAGATGATCTCTGAAGTTTGAAGTTGCGGACAACCGGTGTCCTGGAAATAAGTGAAAAGACAATACAATTATTGCCATAATAAACATGAGCATGTTGCAGTTTGTCATATTGGACATGTCAGAACTTACTCAGAGTCATTTTTCTGGAACTTTGCTATGATGTCCTTTTTAGTGGACGGCCGGGCAGAGCGGGCAGAGCTCCGGGGTCGGGCCACAGAGGATGGGGTAGAGGCGGTGTGATTCACGCCACTCTTTCTTTTGGTCTTTCCTTGCTTCTCCACCTCCTTGCTTTTCTCTTTAACCTTTCCTCCTCCTGCCCCTTCCTTTTCTTTTACTGGTTTGCTCTTGTTCTCTGGTgccttccctccatctccctctccctctccctctcccttcctcccctctccgttccctgcctctcccttctctccctctcccttccctgcctctcccttctctccctctcccttccctgcctctcccttctcttcctctcccttccctgcctctcccttctctccctctcccttccctgcctctcccttctcttcctctcccttccctgcctctcccttctcttcctctcccttctctccctctcccttccctgcctctcccttctcttcctctcccttccctgcctctcccttctctcccgctCCATTCCCTGCCTTCACTTTTCtgtctttccctttctctttatCTCCTTTTATCTTctcttctgtttttccctctcctATCTtttcccccttcccctttttcctggCAATATTTTCTCCCCCCTTCTCGTTGTCCTCTTTCATATcctctttctcaatctctccaTTCTTGACTACCTCTTGACCCTTTCTATTCttgtcctcctcatcctccttctctccctcccccttcttctctccgTTCACCACTTTGGAGTCTTCTGTTCCCTCACCCTTACAAGCCTCTTCACTATTAACCTCAATGGCGTCGGTTACTGGCTGAGACTCCTCTACATTTCCAATGCTAGCCCCTGGTGTCTGTTCCAGAGCTTTCTCCATATTAGCCCCAGACTTAACCACATGACCTTCCACTGTGTCCTCCGCCAGGTGGTCTCTCTTAGGGGGGTCACACTCCTGCACtgaagcctctctctctgtctgagagaCAAACCAGATAAGATTACAATCGGTTATTCTGAGCAGTTGAGGTAGTTTTGGTTATGGTTAGGGACAAACCAAAAGGGTAAAGGACAGAACTGTTGTCATAGACCTGATTCTATATCAGTTGTTTAGGGGAGAGACGATGTAAAGTGACATTATAATGAGTTCAAAACTAAATTAGAAAATGTCTCTGCTTCACTCCAGGGAATCCCCATAGTTAGGTTGGTACTCAAAACACACCTCCGGCTGTAGAGTTGTTTATGGCTGTAATATTACACACACATTTTTATAATGTTTTATGGCTTTAATTACGATTCAAACATATTACATGTTTATGTTGTTTTTATGTTATGCATTAAGATGTATAAAGTTGCACATAGTACAGTATGTTGGAATTATGTTAGGTAAGTAAACTGTCCCAGGTATCACACCAGGTCGTGACTCAGAGTGGTGACTCATCAGTGGAAATAAGATAGACgcacatgtgtttgtgtgtccgtgtgtgtctgtgtgttgagagagagaaagagagaaacattcCTTTGCCAGAGTTTGCCACAGAAACAGGTGTAGCCCAGCACTTAGGTTATACCCAGGCAGCCACAACCCCCACTAAGCCCTCCCACTATCTTCACTCCATATACTACATCTGACTACAGCGCAAATACATCTAACAAGCCTGTCACCTCATTGTAAGGCTACATGACTTTGTCTCAATACAAAAAAAGTGTGTATTGGTTTGTCTGTAGGTGGTTGAGGTTTGTCTCTGTATGCATTTCGTCTTGGGGTTGTCTGTATCTGTTTATGgctgtatttctttcatcatcaacacacacatacctgatTGTTTTTGTTGTCCTCCGTCTGGTTGGCTGTTGCGTCGTTCCCAGAATCCTCCTGGTGGAGTGATACATCGTCCATGGTTCCGTGGACCTTCTGTGTTTGTTAGTCCAACTTCCTCTGAAACATAAAGTAAAATCAGACTCTTCCTCTCCAAGGTTATTGGATTGCCTCTGATCACTCAATATCTATGTTCATTAAATGTCCAACTTTCATACAATCAGTTTAGACCCAACGTTCTGTtctaggcaacaacaaaaaaataaaaaattaccaaataaaaaaaaaatgcatgaaattaaattaaatgtgtgaaatgtatgcattcactactgtaagtcgctctggataagagcgtctgctaaatgactaaaatgtaaatgtaaaatgtaggcagatttctcttttgctctctctctctctttctacctctctctctgaaagtgctgtctggtgtgtgttgtttagtaaGTGCCCCTTGCCACCCTCCTGCCTTGTGAGGATTCCGAGCCACTTTATCTGACCTTCAGAACAACACAGGTTCCAGAAATAGAGCTAGTGACATCGGCACAGTCCAACAGCCAGGACAGCTGCATCTGCTCTGGAAACCATGggtacacagacatatacacacacacataaacgcacatatgcatacatacacacatgaatacacacctacatagacagacagatagatagacagacaggcacacacacacacactctcaagtcAAGCCCTAGCAAACAGATTTGCATAGTCAGGACTCAGTACTCAAATTCAATTGAATTCTTACCCTGACCCCGATGACCCCAGTGACCTACTCAATCTCTAAGTAAATACACTCATTCAGACATAAGAGTtcaagctggaatccttaatggtggAACTGCCATGTCTGTTTTCGATATTACAACTGCAAcgaagttactgcaaacaacaaacTCTGTTTTTCcccctctgacatcaatgcacgCATGATAGAAAAAGAGCATATGtaataaaaaacaacaaaacaaaaaacaataacaacagcCGCGAAGTGGAGAGTGGCGCTGTTTCCCTTGctgcggattccatctttaaCAGACATAGTAACAATCAATGCGCTTCACACACACCAACCGACACTCTTTCAACAAGCATATACATGGAGTCCAAGACATACAGAGACAACACTTCCATGTACTCATGCGGATACTCTTTGATGCTGCCAAAagagtgtgagttgtgtggtaGGAGAGGTGCAGCCCTTACCTTGTGTGGTACATGTAGCCCTCTGGGTTCACTGTGGTCACCGTgtcctgctttctctctctctctctctctctctctctctctctctctctctctctctctcggtctctctctctctctctttctgtttcgaAACTGAAGTGACCAGTGAGTCAGTTGGTGtgaatctgtctgtctttcctccgttagtctctctttctctctctctcatctccattcaaaggggctttattggcatgggaagcatgttaacattgccaaaacaagtgaaataCACAGTAAACAAAAATGAGAAGACacaaaacaacatcaacaaaaaaCAATTTGAATTTAACAGTAACCAATGCactcaaaaagttttagaaagcGAGAGAAAGGTTTCTTTTTATCACAGCAgtgttcagaggggttgggttaaatgcagaagacacatttcagttgaatgcattcagttgtacaactgactaggtatccccctttccctttccgtTAAGTCCTGcaaaatatatatactgaacaacaatatcaacgcaacatgcaacaatttcaaagattttgctgagttacagttcatataaggaaatcagtcaattaaaataaattcattaagccctaatctatggattctaAATGACTGGGCAGGTGTGCAGCCATGGGTCGGCCtggaagggcataggcccacccacttgggagtcaGGCCCACTCAACGGTCCCCAGCCAATCAGAAAGAGTTTTTC
This genomic window contains:
- the LOC106611611 gene encoding smoothelin-like protein 2, yielding MDDVSLHQEDSGNDATANQTEDNKNNQTEREASVQECDPPKRDHLAEDTVEGHVVKEGEKGEAGNGEGRKGEGEGEGDGGKAPENKSKPVKEKEGAGGGKVKEKSKEVEKQGKTKRKSGVNHTASTPSSVARPRSSARSARPSTKKDIIAKFQKNDSETPVVRNFKLQRSSMAVANGASIKQKVLSWCQNKTRKYEGVSIENFSSSWCDGLAFCALIHRFFPDAFDFSALSSSEREKNFTLAFNTAETMADCCPLLEVGDMILMGNSPDPMCVFTYVQALCHHLSKIEKERKDKEEEEKKIEKMKDEEVETTTEKKEEESEETGEIDGQQEEGDEGRENKVKDEKESEESSAVEKEQEEREVRGLIEAQA